The following coding sequences are from one Paenibacillus sp. JDR-2 window:
- a CDS encoding PocR ligand-binding domain-containing protein → MNARYDLKQIMDIDKWHKLQDSMSLVTKMAIITVDYKGNPVSKHSECQAFCREVRKDSTLSSYCQKCDARGGLEAVRSNKPYIYQCHFQILDIAIPIVVDNQYIGAVMAGQVKLSDPEVPIEQIVTRPPNVETDKKFNALQEHYRSLPVLSFEEVEKIADMLFHLCNYIVEEAIRKSDMLQMYRDSLSRENPAAALVHTIDSSYEHIQALQSELSNTLIEKKLKNSASVYQAGNSILQPAFDYIYRHKHVNADLKEMAALCHVSPSYFSRIFTKETGENFSVFVPHLKIGWAKELLETTDLSVNQISDELGFADAGYFIKTFKKFESLTPAAYRKIYRDKA, encoded by the coding sequence ATGAACGCAAGATATGATCTGAAACAAATTATGGATATCGACAAATGGCACAAGCTTCAGGATTCCATGTCTCTTGTAACGAAGATGGCGATCATTACGGTTGATTACAAGGGTAACCCCGTTTCCAAGCATAGCGAATGCCAGGCTTTCTGCCGCGAGGTGCGGAAGGACTCCACGTTATCGTCCTATTGCCAGAAATGCGACGCGCGAGGGGGACTCGAGGCGGTCCGTTCGAACAAGCCTTATATTTATCAATGCCATTTTCAAATTCTCGATATAGCGATTCCGATTGTGGTGGATAATCAATATATTGGCGCGGTTATGGCGGGACAGGTGAAGCTGAGCGATCCCGAAGTGCCGATTGAGCAGATCGTGACAAGGCCTCCCAACGTGGAGACGGATAAAAAGTTTAACGCTCTGCAGGAGCATTACCGGTCGCTGCCGGTGTTGTCTTTCGAGGAAGTCGAAAAAATCGCAGATATGCTGTTTCATCTGTGCAACTATATCGTGGAGGAAGCGATCCGCAAGAGCGATATGCTTCAGATGTACCGGGACTCCTTGTCCAGGGAAAATCCGGCCGCTGCTCTCGTGCATACGATTGATTCCTCTTATGAGCATATTCAAGCGCTGCAAAGCGAGCTGTCCAATACGCTGATTGAGAAAAAGCTGAAGAATTCCGCCAGCGTCTACCAGGCAGGCAACTCTATTTTGCAGCCGGCTTTTGATTATATTTACCGCCATAAGCACGTGAATGCGGACCTCAAGGAGATGGCTGCCTTATGCCATGTCAGTCCGAGTTATTTCAGCCGGATTTTCACCAAGGAGACGGGCGAGAATTTCTCGGTGTTTGTCCCGCATCTGAAGATCGGCTGGGCGAAAGAGCTGCTCGAGACAACCGATCTGTCCGTCAACCAGATCAGCGACGAGCTGGGCTTCGCCGACGCGGGTTATTTTATCAAGACGTTCAAAAAGTTCGAGAGCCTTACGCCGGCCGCATACCGGAAAATCTACCGGGACAAAGCCTAA
- a CDS encoding glycerol dehydrogenase: MRKAFISPSKYVQGENELLNLGFFVQSYGDSALLIAHPEDVKRVKDKLDFTSNKFNITLVESGFRGECSREEIARLKELAREKNCSCTIGLGGGKAIDTAKCVAEGEALIIVPTIAATDAPTSHSAVIYTNDGAFEDYAYFKSSPSVVMIDTTVIANAPTRFLVSGMGDALSTYFEARATSRSFSKVNAGLPNGVHAGAAPIARGTKAALALAKLCYETLLEDGVQAKLASDSNKVTTALENIIETNILLSGLGFESGGLAAAHAIHNGLTVLEGTHHYFHGEKVAFSTIAQLVLENAPKEEVNEVLAFCAAVGLPVCLSDIGVDSITDEELAQVAALACIPEESIHAMPFPITEEAVAAAIIVADQLGQAFKQGRKS; this comes from the coding sequence ATGAGAAAAGCATTTATCAGCCCAAGCAAATACGTTCAAGGTGAAAACGAACTGCTTAACCTCGGCTTTTTTGTTCAATCGTACGGCGATTCCGCCCTTCTTATTGCTCATCCCGAAGATGTAAAGCGCGTAAAGGACAAGCTGGACTTTACTTCTAATAAATTCAATATTACGCTGGTTGAAAGCGGATTCCGCGGTGAATGCTCCCGTGAGGAAATCGCCCGGCTGAAAGAGCTTGCCCGCGAGAAAAACTGCTCCTGCACGATTGGTCTCGGCGGCGGCAAAGCAATCGATACCGCTAAATGCGTGGCCGAAGGCGAAGCGCTTATTATCGTTCCGACGATAGCCGCGACCGATGCTCCAACAAGCCATTCCGCGGTTATTTACACCAATGACGGAGCTTTCGAGGATTATGCTTACTTCAAATCCAGCCCTAGCGTTGTTATGATCGACACGACCGTTATTGCCAATGCCCCTACCCGCTTCCTCGTATCCGGCATGGGTGACGCGCTGTCGACTTACTTTGAAGCAAGAGCAACTTCCCGCTCCTTCTCCAAAGTAAATGCCGGCCTGCCTAACGGCGTACATGCCGGTGCGGCGCCAATTGCCCGCGGAACCAAAGCGGCGCTTGCGCTCGCGAAGCTCTGCTATGAGACACTCCTCGAGGACGGCGTGCAAGCGAAATTGGCATCCGACAGCAACAAAGTAACGACGGCGCTTGAGAACATCATCGAGACCAACATCCTGCTCTCCGGTCTTGGCTTCGAAAGCGGCGGCCTTGCGGCAGCCCATGCGATCCATAACGGTCTGACCGTGCTAGAAGGCACGCATCACTATTTCCACGGCGAGAAGGTTGCCTTCAGCACGATTGCGCAGCTCGTTCTGGAGAATGCGCCGAAGGAAGAAGTAAACGAAGTTCTTGCATTCTGCGCGGCGGTTGGACTGCCTGTATGTCTTTCCGACATCGGCGTAGACAGCATTACGGATGAGGAGCTTGCCCAGGTTGCGGCGCTTGCCTGCATCCCGGAAGAATCGATTCATGCTATGCCATTCCCGATTACGGAGGAAGCTGTAGCCGCTGCGATCATCGTTGCCGATCAGCTCGGCCAGGCTTTCAAACAAGGAAGGAAGTCGTAA